In one Brienomyrus brachyistius isolate T26 chromosome 7, BBRACH_0.4, whole genome shotgun sequence genomic region, the following are encoded:
- the LOC125745743 gene encoding tumor necrosis factor receptor superfamily member 10B-like: protein MKTFYFAMNTIMNNVVLLILTVVIATSAAEPSRRLAMSEDTTWNKTSSQILCKENQEYLHDNFCCKNCEAGTHVDMPCTPDSEMGTCAPCEPNTYTEHSNGMLRCLPCTSCRNDQQMVASCTRTQDTQCHCKPSTFCVPEQACEVCKKCSRCKLDEEKVQNCTSMSNTVCRKKGATPLPTPTPTPSPTPRSVSPWIIILIVTLFFVIISSIIYYFWKKQWCIHSITATPIDAKDMVVIPVASENNQTVEEQQNDQNALREEPQPGIMCTPEEMPLKSTLDEEDKGLGDSLPNTTSSSQTSLPRDSPELCRPLAKELDYPNEKLIPAKNLNGEDALKKSFDIIGECLDAHIYNRFFRNIGLSDNAIKNATSSNPADRVYELLTTWMQREGRKADINYLIQILISLNQRLSAESIIAKVIEDGLYMYDDQCS, encoded by the exons ATGAAGACGTTTTATTTTGCGATGAACACAATAATGAATAAC GTTGTGCTTTTAATCCTCACCGTGGTCATTGCGACTTCTGCTGCTGAACCCAGCCGCAGGTTGGCCATGTCAGAAGATACAACCTGGAATAAGACATCCAGCCAGATTCTTTGCAAGGAAAACCAAGAGTACCTACATGACAATTTTTGCTGCAAAAATTGTGAGGCTG GAACTCATGTGGACATGCCCTGCACTCCAGACTCAGAGATGGGAACATGCGCGCCCTGTGAGCCCAACACCTACACGGAGCATTCAAACGGCATGCTGCGATGTCTCCCGTGCACATCATGTCGCAATG ACCAGCAGATGGTGGCTTCATGTACCCGCACACAGGACACGCAGTGCCATTGCAAGCCCAGCACCTTCTGTGTGCCCGAGCAAGCCTGCGAAGTCTGCAAGAAGTGCAGCAG atGTAAACTGGATGAGGAGAAGGTGCAGAACTGCACAAGCATGTCCAACACCGTCTGCAGGAAAAAAGGCGCcacacccctccccaccccaacccccaccccctcgcCCACTCCCAGATCAG tttcTCCATGGATCATTATACTGATAGTAACACTATTTTTTGTCATCATTTCATCCATCATATATTATTtctggaagaagcagtggtgcaTCCACAGTATAACAG CCACTCCAATAGACGCCAAGGACATGGTGGTAATTCCAGTG GCCAGTGAGAACAACCAGACGGTAGAAGAGCAACAGAATGACCAGAATGCTTTGCGGGAGGAGCCACAGCCAGGAATTATGTGCACACCAGAGGAAATGCCCCTCAAGTCCACCTTAGATGAAGAAGACAAAGGGCTAGGGGACAGTCTGCCCAACACCACCAGCTCATCGCAAACCAGCTTGCCACGCGACAGCCCAGAGTTGTGCAGGCCGCTGGCAAAAGAATTG gaTTACCCGAATGAAAAACTAATTCCAGCGAAAAATCTAAATG GGGAAGACGCCCTGAAGAAAAGCTTTGATATTATTGGGGAATGTCTGGATGCACATATTTATAACCGTTTTTTCCGGAATATAGGGCTCAGCGATAATGCCATAAAAAATGCTACCAGCTCTAATCCTGCAGACAGAGTTTATGAACTCCTTACGACCTGGATGCAGCGAGAAGGGCGAAAAGCTGATATTAATTACCTTATTCAAATattgattagtttaaatcaaAGATTATCAGCAGAAAGCATTATTGCAAAGGTAATTGAAGATGGACTTTATATGTATGATGACCAATGCTCGTAA